The following coding sequences lie in one Plasmodium sp. gorilla clade G2 genome assembly, chromosome: 11 genomic window:
- a CDS encoding alpha/beta hydrolase, putative, which translates to MYDRFLEKISIISLNLLSKFNLKNSYNDENLNVIKRDKTYNTLPLLLRIEYNEVNKNGDSNKRKKRNPIFISYYKKKNVFIHLLNQEKYLHKFELLINDIINTYRDREFLSDFSLNFLYEVVKSKNSFNLLSSNDVYGLLLILGQEFLKCNTDTLDKHFIKEQKDILYNNYNIFLHDENNDNNENEEENYKRKLEKLNLLINERNMKILKISCFLLRYISIDNRQSKILDDTFMFFFLMKLNFVMNMKKDIQQKHIENNFNFNFYFYTLLLYYYIYIYNTTRKVKIFDQDLIHHYEYKPLNEFNIIYKNYENLKKNQFFNLNRYGIYNWKDEDLEYYNILNNNNNYNIHYNNNNNRNMFYQYNYVNDKKCIFFLKRNYFINSKYLENNFPIYFQFNDLSNINFLTSYNNFKILRKKFYENTYKYKSDIINETLKSYVLFTLNLLFKLNNVDKTNEDIFISNVKKVDNKNSKSNITLINSFLSAASVGTRWMLMFWFIPFSKKKKENKTNDNLNDNINHNTNNNNNNNNNDDNDNSIEGGNKVSKNILLKNLNIKKQNCKNKIMLCELIYQSLDYITLNEQVQYNNKGYNIIESCLNEIINHIEKKYKLKYVSSTKDSNVVLDNENKKKNKNEKNTSENDENILFNIINIDNKLKNPKNILNVEHLLKKLNELLKLTKNSSVYVNTGLHIILRNMFINRLNSLNLDLLFLINMYSNNKYKNKFFHYDQRYIITNNESEKYESKNNKEKDSKEINKKQKDTQNDLLSNDINTNDNIIKTYDNENIITTSNNKMNGITTLNISSLNVSSNNKTEEDYFNLEVTKKAQGIRKRLNPNIYNELNIILRIYANCLTSKDICFDSFSLLYSMYKNIIQNILRISFNFTYFFSAEFFFFNDNMNLNSLVNIKNELLPSSLLFDSIRALTNIKSHYTYYMNIIKQRKKQEKKWEKEKNKKLLLSTLNIKEVKRTKKQNKIVTSANEHDKKQYHKCERFLEKVDKMIKEEICYKEIKYHNTPYNQSIMNINNILKYIYANNYYNNYYNNNYHKYFKNIRRKIKNKILLDENIYMISKYNQQFYQLNDRFLPIYSYSKKYNIYRNKLLKIKNKKNISINNNTLEQMNHIGLQGSDKKLVDNYNMTSQNNLKNNTNEKLNKKINKKEMKKRKIMNKKRKKRKELDLIFVHGLRGNALRTWRFSNLYHNGSDHFFYYKNKNLERFKKKDFDHLKYNTNEKNVHNNNNNNIDNNNENNSNHNNNNNNNNNNNNNSDNNNNFNNNNNMNNIFNTNKWNFLEMTNLNNKFFTNEKNNVLKENNKELSNNSNTVNVKFNSMEKLEEKDNVIIYDDYRKGIRRLMKIKNNFHFIFNNHLINMLMLNYKHNQNILPVYAETKVINKNLFKSLFLQNKKLKHDLDMYSDELSYLIWPFYLLYPNKRNSNIYVFNYHSPLYPDGNFYTKVYYKNDNKNTTKFYTKHNVRRSKNKEVEYIKNQDDISLNKNSITNADVEKEKVTDNMYNYYMNVVNTFFNTKKDENNNMVEYNTHKEKYFYTDRMNFDEISSFLLKKLKNMNIGKRNDIIFVAHSMGGLLTQYILLKSDHILNKTKCIFFYATPHFGSPLSSSAYLLKPFLSPYVYQLNDYDSTLNYLQQSFKERIKNKDLIVYSFSESEKSPLPFIGVHTMIVPSTSAYLYYSKIFTIIKYCNHLEISKVNSEEDVKFYYLNKVIKEFSKIK; encoded by the coding sequence atgtatgatAGGTTCCTTGAGAAAATAAGTATTATTTCTCTTAATTTATTAtctaaatttaatttaaaaaattcatataatgatgaaaatttgaatgtaataaaacgtgataaaacatataatacattACCCTTATTACTAAGAATTGAATATAACGAGGTTAATAAGAATGGCGATTCTAATAAGAGAAAAAAGAGAAATCCTATTTTTATAAgttattataagaaaaaaaatgtgttcattcatttattaaaccaagaaaaatatttacataaattTGAACTGTTaattaatgatataataaatacatatagaGATAGAGAATTTTTAAGtgatttttctttaaattttctttatGAAGTTGTTAAAAGCAAAAACAGTTTTAATCTTTTAAGTAGTAATGATGTATATGgcttattattaatacttgGACAAGAATTTTTGAAATGTAATACTGATACATTAGATAAgcattttataaaagaacaaaaagatattttatataataactataatatatttttacatgatgaaaataatgacaataatgAGAATGAAGAAGagaattataaaagaaaattagaaaaattaaatttactTATTAATGaaagaaatatgaaaatattaaagataagttgttttttattaagaTATATATCTATAGATAATAGACAAAGTAAAATATTAGATGATacttttatgtttttttttttaatgaaatTAAATTTTGTTATGAATATGAAGAAAGACATACAACAGAAACATATCGAAAACAATTTTAAtttcaatttttatttttatactttattattatattattatatatatatttataatactaCAAGAAAAGTTAAAATATTTGATCAGGACTTAATACAtcattatgaatataaaccattgaatgaatttaatataatatataaaaattatgaaaatttaaaaaaaaatcaattttttaatttaaatagaTATGGAATATATAACTGGAAAGATGAAGATttagaatattataatattctaaataataataataattataatattcattataataataataataatagaaatatgttttatcaatataattatgtaaatgataaaaaatgtatcttctttttaaaaagaaattattttatcaattctaaatatttagaaaataattttcctATTTATTTCCAATTTAATGATTTatcaaatattaattttttaaccagttataacaattttaaaattttaagaaaaaaattttatgaaaatacttataaatataaatcagatattataaatgaaacTTTAAAAAGTTATGTTCTATTTACATTAAATTTATtgtttaaattaaataatgttgataaaacaaatgaaGATATCTTCATAAGCAATGTTAAAAAagtagataataaaaatagtaaaAGCAATATAACATTAATAAATAGCTTTCTATCAGCAGCTTCTGTTGGAACACGATGGATGCTGATGTTCTGGTTCATTCCTTtttcaaaaaagaaaaaagaaaataaaacaaacgATAATCTAAACGATAATATTAACCACaacacaaataataataataataataataataatgatgataatgataattctATAGAGGGGGGTAATAAGGTatctaaaaatattttattaaaaaatttaaacataaagaaacaaaactgtaaaaataaaattatgttaTGCGAACTTATTTATCAATCCTTAGATTATATTACATTAAATGAACAAgttcaatataataataagggatataatattattgaaaGTTGTttaaatgaaattattaatcatattgaaaaaaaatataaattaaaatatgtaagTAGTACTAAAGATAGTAATGTAGTTttagataatgaaaataagaaaaaaaataaaaatgaaaagaatacttctgaaaatgatgaaaatattctgtttaatattattaatatagacaataaattaaaaaatccaaagaatattttaaatgtggaacatttgttaaaaaaattaaatgaactATTAAAACTTACAAAAAATTCGTCTGTGTATGTTAATACAGgattacatattatattaagaaatatgtttataaatagattaaattctttaaatctagatttattatttctaattaatatgtattcaaataataaatataaaaataaattttttcattatgatcaaagatatataataacaaataacGAATCCGAAAAATATGAatctaaaaataataaggaaAAGGAttcaaaagaaataaataaaaaacaaaaagacacacaaaatgatttattgtctaatgatataaatacaaatgataatattataaaaacatatgataatgaaaatataataacaacatctaataataaaatgaatggtATTACAacattaaatatttcttctttaaatgtatcatcaaataataaaacggAAGaagattattttaatttagaaGTTACTAAAAAAGCACAAGGAATTCGTAAAAGATTAAAtcctaatatatataatgaattaaatattatattaagaatatatGCAAATTGTTTGACATCAAAAGATATATGTTTTGATtccttttcattattatattctatgtataaaaatattattcaaaatattttaagaatatcatttaattttacttatttttttagtgcagaattctttttttttaatgataaCATGAATTTAAATTCAttagtaaatataaaaaatgaattactTCCAAGCTCCTTATTATTTGATAGTATACGTGCCTTAACCAATATTAAATCACactatacatattatatgaatataataaaacaaaggaaaaaacaagaaaaaaaatgggaaaaagaaaaaaataaaaaattactaTTGAGtactttaaatataaaagaggTAAAAAGAACAAAGAAGCAAAATAAAATAGTCACTTCTGCAAATGAACATGATAAAAAACAATATCATAAATGTGAGAGATTTTTAGAAAAGGTagataaaatgataaaagaagaaatttgttataaagaaataaaatatcataataCACCATATAATCAAAGTAtcatgaatataaataatatattgaaatatatatatgctaataactattataataattattataataataattaccataaatattttaaaaatataagaagaaaaataaaaaataaaatattattagatgaaaatatatatatgattagtAAATATAATCAACAATTTTATCAACTGAATGATCGTTTCTTACCTATCTATAGTTATtctaagaaatataatatatataggaataaactcttaaaaataaaaaataaaaagaatatatctATAAACAACAATACATTGGAGCAGATGAATCATATAGGATTGCAGGGAAGTGATAAAAAACTAgttgataattataatatgacTAGTcagaataatttaaaaaataatactaatgaaaaattaaataaaaaaataaataagaaagaaatgaaaaaaaggaaaataatgaacaaaaaaagaaaaaaaagaaaagaactGGATTTGATATTTGTACATGGGTTAAGAGGTAATGCACTTCGTACGTGGCGTTTTTCTAATTTGTATCATAATGGTTctgatcattttttttattataaaaataaaaatttagaaagatttaaaaagaaagattttgatcatttgaaatataatactaatgaaaagaatgtacacaacaataataacaataatattgataacaacaatgaaaataatagtaaccataacaataataacaataataacaataataataataataatagtgacaacaataacaattttaataacaataataatatgaataatatatttaatactaATAAGTGGAATTTTCTTGAAATgacaaatttaaataataaattttttacaaacgaaaaaaataatgttcttaaagaaaataataaagagtTGTCGAATAATAGTAACACTGTCAATGTTAAATTTAATAGCATGGAAAAGttagaagaaaaagataatgttattatatatgacgATTATAGAAAAGGCATAAGACgattaatgaaaataaaaaataactttcattttatttttaataaccatttaataaatatgttaatgttaaattataaacataACCAAAATATTTTACCAGTGTATGCTGAGACAAAagtaattaataaaaatttattcaaatccttatttttacaaaataaaaaattgaaacATGATTTAGATATGTATAGTGATGAATTATCATATCTTATATGgcctttttatttattatatccaaataaaagaaattcaaatatttatgtttttaattATCATTCCCCATTATATCCAGATGGTAATTTTTACACAAAGGTAtactataaaaatgataataaaaataccaCAAAATTTTATACTAAGCATAATGTTAGAAGAAGCAAAAATAAAGAAgtagaatatataaagaatcaAGATGATATATCATTAAACAAGAATTCTATTACGAATGCTGAtgtagaaaaagaaaaagttacagataatatgtataattattatatgaacgttgtaaatacattttttaatacaaaaaaagatgaaaataataatatggttgaatataatacacataaagaaaaatacttTTATACAGATAGGATGAATTTTGATGAGATATCTAGtttcttattaaaaaaattaaaaaatatgaatattggaaaaagaaatgatataatatttgttgCTCATTCTATGGGAGGATTATTAACACAATATATTCTCTTAAAAAGTgatcatattttaaataaaacaaaatgtatttttttttatgctaCACCACATTTTGGTTCTCCTTTATCATCAAGTGCTTACTTATTAAAACCATTTCTATCACCCTATGTTTATCAGTTGAATGATTACGATTCtacattaaattatttacaaCAATCTTTTAAGGAacgaattaaaaataaagatttaATCGTATACTCATTTTCTGAGTCAGAGAAATCCCCTTTACCCTTTATag